A stretch of Candidatus Eisenbacteria bacterium DNA encodes these proteins:
- a CDS encoding glycoside hydrolase family 16 protein: MGRLPALATLCFAALALSGCGDSPVGVPPTGAPNGGGVGGGTVGDLIWSDEFDGPGGTPPDSTRWTHDIGTDWGNSQLEYDTARPINVSHDGQGHLAITAHREEYNGSSFTSGRITTRGRYGQTRGRFEARIRMPVGRGLWPAFWLLGSDVASVGWPACGEIDIMEYRGQQPAVVHGSLHGPGYSGGQALTRAFTLPSGGFNDGFHVFAVQWETNQISYEVDGVRYQTLKPADLPRGARWVFDHPFNIMLNLAVGGTFVGNPDASTSFPQTLLVDYVRVYKVEP, from the coding sequence ATGGGACGGCTTCCCGCGCTCGCGACCTTGTGCTTCGCCGCGCTGGCGCTTTCAGGATGCGGCGACAGCCCCGTGGGGGTCCCGCCCACCGGCGCCCCGAATGGCGGTGGAGTGGGTGGAGGCACCGTGGGCGACTTGATCTGGTCCGACGAATTCGACGGCCCGGGGGGCACGCCACCCGATTCCACCCGATGGACGCACGACATCGGAACCGATTGGGGCAATTCCCAGCTCGAGTACGATACGGCCCGCCCGATCAACGTCTCGCACGATGGGCAGGGACATCTGGCGATCACGGCGCACCGCGAGGAATACAACGGCTCTTCCTTCACCTCGGGCCGCATCACCACGCGCGGCCGCTACGGACAGACCCGGGGACGGTTCGAGGCACGCATACGGATGCCCGTTGGACGCGGCCTGTGGCCGGCCTTCTGGCTGCTGGGCTCCGACGTGGCATCCGTGGGATGGCCGGCCTGTGGCGAGATCGACATCATGGAGTACCGGGGCCAGCAGCCCGCCGTGGTTCATGGATCGCTGCACGGGCCGGGGTACTCGGGTGGCCAGGCACTCACGCGCGCGTTCACCCTTCCGAGCGGAGGGTTCAACGATGGCTTCCACGTGTTCGCGGTGCAGTGGGAGACAAATCAGATCTCCTACGAAGTCGATGGGGTGAGGTATCAGACTCTCAAACCAGCCGACCTCCCGCGGGGCGCGCGCTGGGTGTTCGATCACCCCTTCAACATCATGCTCAATCTCGCGGTGGGTGGGACTTTTGTCGGCAATCCGGATGCGAGCACCTCGTTTCCGCAGACGCTGCTCGTAGACTACGTCCGGGTGTACAAGGTCGAGCCTTGA